From Haemorhous mexicanus isolate bHaeMex1 chromosome 2, bHaeMex1.pri, whole genome shotgun sequence, the proteins below share one genomic window:
- the LOC132324313 gene encoding trefoil factor 1-like yields the protein MDLKVLCALSITLIIALSSLAEGVAPPTKCQCKMLPRERTNCGYPGISAAECKKIGCCFNASVPSVPWCYNPKPKKVKKVCPNDPYTRINCGYPGIKARDCTRKGCCFRAHPAGVPWCFYHRVVEEAC from the exons ATGGATCTCAAGGTGCTCTGTGCACTCTCCATCACCCTCATCATAgccctcagcagcctggcagagggagTTGCACCTCCAA CAAAATGCCAGTGTAAAATGCTTCCCAGGGAGAGGACAAACTGTGGCTACCCAGGGATCTCAGCAGCAGAGTGCAAGAAAATCGGGTGCTGCTTCAACGCCTCCGTCCCCAGCGTGCCCTGGTGCTACAACCCCAAACCAAAGAAAG TGAAGAAAGTGTGTCCCAACGATCCCTACACCAGGATAAACTGTGGCTACCCTGGCATCAAGGCCAGGGATTGCACAAGGAAGGGCTGCTGCTTCAGGGCACACCCCGCCGGTGTCCCCTGGTGCTTCTACCACCGCGTCGTGGAGGAAG cTTGTTAA